From Variovorax sp. PMC12, the proteins below share one genomic window:
- a CDS encoding GspH/FimT family pseudopilin, whose translation MAWRRKALRCGGFTLVEMVVVVAMLGILLALAVPGFVAMQRNSAAATLGNEFVMAVGFARSEAIATNKCVTVCVPADITVADPTCAGRGAEWSGGWIVFSNPKCDSVADDDTARLLKFYIGKANGPTLTAPTGKVAALRFDARGRSSLTAQQALGLAPVGASTTKVVCLDVMGRARVGNVGGISCDDSNQN comes from the coding sequence ATGGCTTGGAGGCGCAAAGCATTGCGTTGCGGCGGGTTCACGCTCGTCGAAATGGTGGTCGTCGTCGCGATGCTCGGGATACTGCTGGCGCTGGCCGTGCCGGGTTTTGTCGCGATGCAACGGAACTCGGCGGCGGCGACGCTCGGCAATGAGTTCGTCATGGCGGTGGGCTTCGCGCGTTCCGAAGCCATCGCGACGAACAAGTGCGTCACCGTCTGCGTGCCGGCGGACATCACCGTCGCCGATCCCACCTGCGCCGGCAGAGGGGCCGAATGGAGCGGCGGGTGGATCGTGTTCTCCAACCCCAAGTGCGACAGCGTTGCCGACGACGACACGGCGCGGCTGCTGAAGTTCTACATCGGCAAGGCCAACGGTCCCACGCTGACCGCGCCCACCGGCAAGGTCGCGGCGCTGCGCTTCGACGCGCGCGGGCGCTCGAGCCTCACCGCCCAGCAGGCGCTGGGGCTCGCGCCTGTGGGCGCCTCCACCACCAAGGTGGTGTGCCTGGACGTGATGGGCCGCGCCCGCGTCGGCAACGTCGGCGGCATCAGCTGCGACGACAGCAATCAAAACTAG
- the pilV gene encoding type IV pilus modification protein PilV yields the protein MMNRARQSGVALIEALAALLIFSFGLLGIAGLMAAATRYQTGNEARLNVSAVIDDLSERIRINVPGANGYSGLVGGVAASGSGYQLTDDYSTQAADAVTVPSKNCLTAVCSPAELAAYDLAAWKNILRTAFPGGAGYITGNIASGFVVSVMWFDKSATDKAGDAIEPAVCTDEADDRQTASARFCCPEGASAPAGVRCYTTSVLP from the coding sequence ATGATGAATCGCGCTCGGCAATCGGGTGTGGCGCTGATCGAGGCGCTGGCGGCTCTACTGATCTTCTCGTTCGGGCTGCTGGGCATCGCCGGCCTGATGGCTGCCGCGACGAGGTACCAGACCGGCAACGAGGCCCGGCTGAATGTTTCGGCGGTCATCGACGACCTGTCCGAAAGGATCCGCATCAACGTACCCGGGGCAAACGGCTATTCGGGCCTGGTCGGCGGTGTCGCCGCTTCCGGATCGGGCTATCAGCTGACCGACGACTATTCGACGCAGGCCGCGGACGCGGTGACCGTACCGTCGAAGAATTGCCTGACAGCGGTCTGCAGCCCGGCGGAACTGGCGGCCTACGACCTCGCGGCCTGGAAAAACATTCTTCGCACGGCTTTCCCGGGCGGGGCGGGCTACATCACCGGCAACATCGCGTCCGGCTTCGTCGTCAGCGTGATGTGGTTCGACAAGAGCGCGACGGACAAGGCCGGCGATGCGATCGAACCGGCCGTCTGCACCGACGAGGCCGACGACCGGCAGACGGCGTCGGCCCGCTTCTGCTGCCCTGAGGGAGCCTCGGCGCCTGCCGGCGTGCGTTGCTACACCACGAGCGTTCTGCCATGA
- a CDS encoding PilW family protein: MKTRAHRSRGLTLVELLVAIALGLLLAAVAGYLLVSTNRAARAIDARAEQQEAANIVLDIIGRDLKNAGFYPASFAASAGSSRLPGAYSNIVSSSKNAFDQGIFGCSAALFDVASGTCPAAGTSAPDSLVVNYFSADNFGIEGVGTRKDCLRQDVELATFEGAEYNKDRAGSGDKGTGTVVLPLFISNVYGLGDSYTYTQDGRSISTRSFRCAGNGPNTKPHQPIVPGVVELRFRYGVAEANTLESPARFFTATEVSAQPAATIDGQSKTAWQRVVAVQVCVVTKTLDASVRQTSSGSYVDCDGVSRSFSGADRAIYKQQTRIFGVRNNLTRTF, translated from the coding sequence ATGAAGACGCGTGCCCACAGGTCGCGCGGCCTCACATTGGTCGAGCTGCTGGTTGCGATCGCGCTCGGGCTGCTGCTGGCCGCCGTGGCCGGCTATCTGCTCGTTTCGACGAACCGGGCGGCTAGGGCCATCGACGCCCGCGCCGAGCAGCAGGAAGCCGCCAACATCGTGCTGGACATCATCGGCCGCGACCTGAAGAACGCGGGCTTCTATCCGGCCAGCTTCGCGGCTTCGGCCGGGTCTTCGCGCTTGCCCGGCGCCTACTCGAACATCGTGTCGAGCTCGAAGAACGCGTTCGACCAGGGCATCTTCGGCTGCAGCGCGGCGCTGTTCGACGTGGCCAGCGGAACCTGCCCGGCAGCCGGCACCTCGGCGCCTGATTCGCTCGTGGTCAATTACTTTTCCGCGGACAACTTCGGGATAGAAGGCGTCGGCACGCGGAAGGATTGCCTGCGCCAGGACGTGGAACTGGCCACTTTCGAGGGGGCCGAATACAACAAGGACCGCGCCGGCTCGGGCGACAAAGGCACCGGAACCGTGGTCTTGCCGCTGTTCATCAGCAACGTCTACGGCCTGGGCGACAGCTACACCTACACGCAGGACGGCAGGTCCATCTCCACCCGCAGCTTTCGCTGCGCGGGGAACGGGCCCAACACCAAACCGCACCAGCCCATCGTCCCGGGCGTCGTCGAACTGAGGTTTCGCTACGGGGTTGCCGAGGCGAACACGCTCGAGTCGCCCGCGCGCTTCTTCACCGCAACGGAGGTCAGCGCACAGCCGGCAGCCACCATCGACGGGCAAAGCAAGACCGCCTGGCAGCGCGTGGTCGCCGTGCAGGTGTGCGTCGTGACCAAGACGCTCGATGCATCGGTGAGGCAGACCTCGAGCGGCAGCTATGTGGACTGCGACGGCGTCTCGCGCAGCTTCTCCGGCGCGGATCGCGCGATCTACAAGCAGCAGACCCGCATCTTCGGCGTCCGCAACAACCTCACGAGGACGTTTTGA
- a CDS encoding pilus assembly PilX family protein, translated as MHRPAAQRGLALVIVLVFVVILSGVAAFAVRRVMFGEHIARNVLDMEIARQAAEAALRDAERDISLADDVTGAACPRGDDRPIKSAYSEPNFGTDCPRGQCRFGEQTPASYYADSNAKSKTNPEPWWPADSGGVGWKASPPSGCAFTGGVPLGTFTGTPGVKGVSRQPEYLIEYMQRGEEIYFRNTARGWGLDPNTEVVLQSYFKRS; from the coding sequence ATGCACCGCCCCGCCGCCCAGCGCGGACTCGCATTGGTCATCGTGCTGGTGTTCGTCGTGATCCTGTCCGGCGTGGCCGCCTTTGCGGTGCGGCGCGTGATGTTCGGCGAGCACATCGCACGCAACGTGCTCGACATGGAAATTGCCAGGCAGGCCGCTGAGGCCGCGCTGCGCGACGCGGAGCGAGACATTTCGCTGGCGGACGACGTGACGGGCGCCGCCTGCCCACGCGGGGACGACCGCCCCATCAAGTCGGCCTACAGCGAGCCGAACTTCGGCACCGACTGCCCCCGCGGGCAGTGCCGCTTCGGCGAGCAGACGCCCGCTTCCTACTACGCGGACAGCAACGCCAAGTCGAAGACCAACCCCGAACCGTGGTGGCCCGCGGACAGCGGCGGCGTCGGCTGGAAGGCGAGTCCGCCTTCCGGCTGCGCTTTCACAGGGGGCGTCCCGCTGGGCACCTTCACCGGCACGCCGGGCGTCAAGGGGGTGTCTCGCCAGCCCGAATACCTGATCGAGTACATGCAGCGCGGCGAAGAAATCTATTTCAGGAATACCGCGCGCGGCTGGGGGCTCGACCCGAATACGGAAGTCGTGCTGCAAAGCTATTTCAAGCGAAGCTGA